A DNA window from Acinetobacter sp. 10FS3-1 contains the following coding sequences:
- a CDS encoding YifB family Mg chelatase-like AAA ATPase, which yields MSFAKIYTRGLFGLHAPLIEVEVHVSSGMPSLTIVGLPEAAVRESKDRVRSAILNSGFQFPTKRLTINLAPADLPKDGSRLDLPIALGILVASGQLPENCTDHLEFIGELALDGQLRSVTGILSIAIACQQAQHQLILPSSNAQEACQLPDIQVFAAHHLKDVCEHLAQTHLLPPFTTPPPDQHAAYKFDLADVKGQLRPRRALEIAAAGGHSLLFRGPPGTGKTLLASRLASILPPLNSQENLEVASIYSIANTSHPFGQRPFRAPHHTASAIALVGGGSHPKPGEITLAHLGILFLDELPEFDRKVLEVLRQPLESKEIIISRASRQITFPANFQLIAAMNPCPCGYAFHQDSRCQCSPDSIKRYQNRISGPLLDRIDLHIDVPPLQAHELQNTQAAENSESVRQRVIAAYELQIQRQSALNMSLTPQQLEQYATLDQTTQKMLELAQKKLNLSARGYHRVLRVARTIADLNQSETIQGQHLSEALSYRGQHQP from the coding sequence ATGTCTTTTGCCAAAATTTATACGCGGGGCTTATTCGGCCTACATGCCCCTTTAATTGAAGTCGAAGTTCATGTCAGTTCCGGCATGCCTTCTCTCACCATTGTAGGCCTACCTGAAGCCGCTGTCAGAGAAAGTAAGGATCGGGTACGTTCAGCCATTCTCAATAGTGGTTTTCAGTTCCCGACCAAACGCCTGACCATTAATCTTGCCCCTGCGGATCTGCCCAAGGATGGTTCACGTCTGGACCTGCCGATTGCACTAGGTATTTTAGTGGCTTCGGGCCAGCTTCCTGAAAACTGTACCGATCATCTGGAGTTTATTGGCGAACTGGCACTGGATGGACAATTACGTTCTGTCACGGGCATTTTAAGTATCGCGATTGCCTGTCAGCAGGCACAGCATCAACTGATTTTACCAAGCAGCAATGCTCAGGAAGCCTGTCAGCTGCCCGATATTCAGGTCTTTGCTGCTCATCATCTGAAAGACGTCTGTGAACATCTGGCACAAACCCACCTGCTTCCTCCATTTACCACTCCCCCTCCCGATCAGCATGCTGCTTATAAATTTGATCTGGCGGATGTGAAAGGCCAGTTAAGACCACGTCGGGCGCTGGAAATTGCTGCAGCGGGTGGCCATTCCCTTCTGTTCCGTGGGCCGCCCGGTACTGGTAAGACTTTGCTGGCATCACGGCTAGCCAGTATTTTGCCACCACTCAATAGCCAGGAAAATCTTGAAGTGGCCAGTATCTACTCGATTGCCAATACCAGCCATCCGTTTGGACAACGGCCATTTCGTGCTCCTCATCATACTGCTTCTGCGATTGCCTTGGTTGGCGGAGGTTCACATCCTAAACCGGGGGAAATTACCCTGGCACATTTAGGTATACTATTTCTGGATGAATTACCTGAATTTGACCGCAAAGTCTTAGAAGTATTACGCCAACCACTGGAATCCAAAGAAATCATAATTTCACGGGCTTCCCGGCAAATCACTTTTCCGGCCAATTTTCAGCTCATTGCAGCGATGAATCCGTGCCCATGTGGCTATGCTTTTCATCAGGACAGTCGCTGCCAATGTTCACCGGACAGTATCAAGCGTTATCAGAACCGGATTTCAGGCCCGCTGCTAGACCGTATTGATCTGCATATTGATGTGCCTCCTTTACAGGCACACGAATTACAAAATACGCAAGCCGCGGAAAATTCCGAATCGGTAAGACAGCGGGTGATTGCCGCCTATGAATTACAGATTCAGCGACAAAGTGCCCTGAATATGAGTTTAACTCCTCAGCAACTGGAGCAGTATGCGACTTTGGATCAAACTACCCAAAAGATGCTCGAACTGGCCCAGAAGAAATTAAATCTGTCAGCACGCGGCTATCATCGGGTCTTACGGGTTGCTCGCACTATTGCTGATTTAAATCAAAGTGAAACCATTCAAGGTCAGCACCTGTCAGAAGCGTTATCGTATCGCGGCCAGCATCAGCCCTGA
- a CDS encoding accessory factor UbiK family protein — MIETLLQAILQQVEQPKKDLEHNLRALLNETVTKMDLVSKEEIERQRTALQHANQRLNELLKQVDALEEKISNKK, encoded by the coding sequence ATGATTGAAACCCTGTTACAAGCGATTTTGCAACAAGTCGAACAGCCTAAAAAAGACTTGGAACACAACCTGCGTGCCTTATTAAATGAAACCGTGACCAAGATGGATCTGGTCTCTAAAGAAGAGATCGAGCGCCAGCGCACTGCTTTGCAGCATGCCAATCAGCGTTTAAATGAGCTGTTAAAACAGGTTGATGCCCTGGAAGAGAAAATTTCCAACAAAAAATAA
- the ppa gene encoding inorganic diphosphatase, with protein MSYSNIPAGKDAPNDIYVIIEIPANAAPIKYEIDKDSDALFVDRFMGTAMFYPANYGYVPNTLSLDGDPLDVLVVTPHPVEPGSVIRCRPVGKLNMEDDGGIDAKLVAVPHDKLTPIYKDVQEYTDLPPLLISQIEHFFQHYKDLEPGKWVKLSGWEGADVAKQEVLDSIAAYAEANK; from the coding sequence ATGAGCTACAGCAATATCCCAGCAGGTAAAGATGCGCCAAACGACATCTATGTGATTATCGAAATTCCTGCCAATGCAGCACCGATCAAATATGAAATCGATAAAGATTCTGACGCGTTATTTGTTGACCGTTTTATGGGTACAGCAATGTTCTACCCAGCAAACTACGGTTATGTACCGAATACATTATCCCTGGATGGTGACCCATTAGACGTGCTGGTTGTTACTCCACATCCGGTTGAGCCAGGCTCTGTGATTCGTTGCCGTCCAGTCGGTAAATTGAATATGGAAGATGATGGCGGTATTGATGCGAAACTGGTTGCAGTTCCACATGACAAACTGACTCCAATTTATAAAGATGTTCAAGAATATACCGATCTTCCTCCGCTATTGATTAGCCAAATCGAGCATTTCTTCCAGCACTATAAAGATTTAGAGCCAGGAAAATGGGTAAAACTGAGCGGTTGGGAAGGTGCGGATGTTGCAAAACAAGAAGTACTGGATTCAATTGCAGCTTATGCAGAAGCCAATAAATAA
- a CDS encoding TorF family putative porin — protein MKFMLKTLVVGLGSAVSGWSLAEEPSAEHRVSGNISILSSYNLRGITNTPENKNATLQAGLNYQHASGVYAGWWGSTLDYGDNLPNAFENNLYLGINRAVNQDWGYTLGLTYYYYYDIDTSAANGFESLLGWTYQDFGLTVQTLLEDLTWGNAGDTYVKATYRHPLAQDFNLDTALGLYAYEKSGDLEGTAEHFGFRHFDIGLSKKFDKTGLSASMNYILGGYDRFDEKQKNKVVFTLGYSF, from the coding sequence ATGAAATTCATGTTAAAAACATTGGTGGTTGGATTAGGCAGTGCTGTTTCTGGCTGGAGTCTGGCGGAAGAACCGTCAGCTGAACATAGGGTTTCCGGTAATATCAGTATACTTTCCAGCTACAACCTGCGCGGTATCACCAATACACCTGAAAATAAAAATGCAACTCTCCAGGCTGGGCTGAATTATCAGCATGCCTCAGGTGTGTATGCAGGCTGGTGGGGTTCTACGCTGGATTATGGCGATAACTTGCCGAATGCTTTTGAAAATAATCTTTATCTTGGGATCAATCGTGCAGTGAATCAAGACTGGGGCTATACACTTGGTCTGACCTATTATTACTACTATGATATTGATACCAGCGCTGCCAATGGTTTTGAAAGTTTATTGGGTTGGACTTATCAAGACTTCGGTCTGACTGTGCAAACCTTGCTTGAGGACCTGACCTGGGGCAATGCAGGTGATACCTATGTTAAAGCGACTTATCGCCATCCATTAGCGCAGGATTTTAATCTGGATACCGCATTGGGGCTGTATGCTTACGAAAAATCAGGTGATCTTGAAGGTACAGCTGAACATTTTGGCTTTCGTCATTTTGACATCGGTTTGAGTAAAAAGTTTGACAAGACAGGGCTGAGCGCCAGTATGAATTATATACTGGGCGGTTATGACCGCTTTGATGAAAAACAGAAGAATAAAGTAGTATTTACTCTGGGCTACAGTTTTTAA
- a CDS encoding AMP-binding protein, whose protein sequence is MEKIWFAEYQKTGIPETVELPAENTSLIDIFERNFQKFGSRDAFIFMDKVMTFNELEEASRKFATYLQSLGLAKGTRVAVMMPNVLQYPVVALGVFRAGLVLVNVNPLYTSRELEHQLNDSGSEVLVIIENFASIYQAIIGKTPVKHVVVASVGDMLGTLKGTLVNFVLRSVRKQIPAWNIPGHVKFNTAINKVSPNNYKRPELTLNDTAVLQYTGGTTGVSKGAELTHRNLVANMLQCDGIFQSKFGAQDGQPDDRIFCALPLYHIFAFMVCALYGMYKGQANVLIPNPRDLPAVMKELRKYQPTFFPAVNTLFNALVNNEEFKQLDHSRLKMAMGGGMAVLPSTAEAWKKVTGTNIIEGYGLSETSPVATANPPASEEFSGTIGIPLPSTDVAMLDDAGNEVPIGEQGEISIRGPQVMKGYWNRPDETAKVMVNGYFRTGDIGVMDSRGYVKIVDRKKDMILVSGFNVYPSEIEEVVAKHPKVLEVAAIGVPDEKSGEVPKLFVVKKDPSLTTEEILAYAKENLTGYKRPRYVEFMDELPKSNVGKILRKDLRKTA, encoded by the coding sequence ATGGAAAAAATTTGGTTCGCTGAATACCAAAAAACAGGGATTCCGGAAACTGTAGAATTACCAGCAGAAAATACTTCATTGATAGATATTTTTGAACGTAACTTCCAGAAATTTGGTTCACGTGATGCCTTTATCTTTATGGATAAAGTGATGACTTTCAATGAACTGGAAGAAGCTAGCCGTAAATTTGCAACTTATCTACAAAGCTTGGGGCTGGCAAAAGGTACACGTGTGGCAGTCATGATGCCAAACGTTCTGCAATATCCAGTCGTGGCACTCGGGGTATTCCGCGCTGGTTTGGTACTGGTGAATGTGAATCCGCTTTACACTTCACGTGAACTTGAACATCAGTTAAATGACTCTGGTTCTGAAGTACTGGTAATTATTGAAAACTTCGCATCTATTTATCAAGCCATTATTGGTAAGACTCCAGTCAAGCATGTGGTTGTTGCTTCTGTGGGTGACATGCTGGGTACCTTAAAAGGTACGCTGGTCAACTTTGTGTTACGTTCGGTGCGTAAGCAGATTCCAGCCTGGAATATTCCTGGGCATGTGAAGTTCAACACAGCAATCAACAAGGTCAGTCCGAACAATTATAAACGTCCTGAATTGACTCTCAATGATACCGCAGTGCTGCAATATACCGGGGGTACCACAGGGGTGTCTAAAGGGGCAGAACTGACCCATCGCAACCTGGTGGCCAACATGTTGCAGTGTGATGGAATTTTCCAGAGTAAATTTGGTGCGCAGGATGGTCAGCCAGATGACCGTATTTTCTGTGCGTTGCCACTCTATCATATCTTTGCCTTCATGGTTTGTGCGCTATATGGTATGTATAAAGGTCAGGCGAATGTCCTGATTCCAAACCCGCGTGACCTGCCGGCAGTGATGAAAGAATTGCGTAAATACCAGCCAACTTTCTTCCCGGCAGTTAATACCCTGTTTAATGCGCTGGTGAATAATGAAGAATTCAAGCAGCTGGATCATAGCCGTCTGAAGATGGCCATGGGCGGTGGTATGGCAGTTCTGCCATCAACGGCAGAAGCATGGAAAAAAGTAACCGGTACCAATATCATTGAAGGATATGGCCTGTCGGAGACGTCTCCGGTGGCGACTGCAAACCCGCCAGCCTCTGAAGAATTTAGCGGCACGATTGGTATTCCATTACCATCAACTGACGTAGCCATGCTGGATGATGCCGGCAACGAAGTGCCAATCGGCGAGCAGGGTGAGATTTCGATCCGTGGTCCTCAGGTGATGAAAGGTTACTGGAACCGTCCAGATGAAACAGCCAAAGTTATGGTGAATGGCTACTTCCGCACTGGTGATATAGGTGTGATGGATTCACGTGGTTATGTGAAGATTGTCGACCGTAAGAAAGACATGATTCTGGTATCCGGTTTTAACGTCTATCCTTCAGAAATTGAAGAGGTGGTTGCCAAGCATCCAAAAGTTCTGGAAGTGGCTGCTATTGGTGTGCCTGATGAAAAATCGGGTGAAGTGCCAAAACTGTTTGTGGTGAAAAAAGATCCGTCTTTAACGACTGAAGAAATCTTGGCATATGCTAAAGAAAATCTGACTGGTTATAAGCGTCCACGTTATGTCGAGTTTATGGATGAATTACCGAAATCCAACGTCGGCAAAATCCTGCGCAAAGATCTACGTAAAACTGCTTAA
- a CDS encoding MAPEG family protein — translation MYSISGIIYLILAACLLPYVFTFIAKKSAGFSAKDNQNPRAFLDKATGLASRAHAAQQNSFESLPLFIAAILLAEYMVISQKLVMTFGIAYLVFRVLYGICYLANWATLRSIVWLLSVLCPITLLLLIIKIV, via the coding sequence ATGTACAGCATTAGTGGGATTATCTATCTCATTTTGGCCGCCTGCCTTTTACCTTATGTTTTTACCTTTATCGCCAAAAAATCTGCTGGTTTTAGTGCCAAAGACAATCAGAATCCAAGAGCATTTTTAGACAAAGCGACAGGACTGGCCAGTCGGGCCCATGCTGCCCAGCAAAACAGCTTTGAAAGTTTACCTTTATTTATTGCTGCAATTTTATTAGCTGAATATATGGTCATCTCACAAAAACTGGTGATGACTTTCGGCATTGCCTATCTGGTGTTTCGTGTATTGTACGGAATCTGCTATTTGGCCAACTGGGCGACTTTAAGGTCTATCGTCTGGCTGCTGTCGGTCCTGTGCCCGATTACTTTATTGCTATTAATTATCAAGATCGTCTAA
- a CDS encoding OprD family outer membrane porin — MQQKKKLALAVLIQSALVSTAFASEQSESKGFVEDAEGSVLFRTGYLTRDKKNRVADTSSFAQTAIVKLDSGFTQGTVGFGVGIIGDASFKLGENGHTGNDMIPTHPQANPDGTQDAYDHWARGGAYLKARVSNTTATYGTQVLDLPVLASNTARLVPEYYTGVLVESNEIENLSLTAGKFTENLLSDQINSDGAELDRAVVWGAKYQFNNNLNASYYGTDIKDRLDRHYINANYTKALADKSSLTYEVSGYHTQWDREANDKLYSYIGSAEDKYKNSIWAVSTTYNTGPHNVMVAYQQNFGNTGYDYGLGTGVGDGKQSIYLPNSYLSDFIGNDEKSVQLQYTFDFGAVNVPGLSWTSAFVYGWDIKANKAEHAIPDDTNSAVIARTLTNSNAHEREFFNQVKYTVQSGFAKDASLRLRHSYYRASDAYETTYIGDTNEWRIWLDIPVKLF, encoded by the coding sequence ATGCAACAGAAAAAAAAATTAGCATTGGCAGTTTTAATTCAATCTGCCCTAGTCTCAACCGCATTTGCCAGTGAGCAAAGCGAATCTAAAGGTTTTGTTGAAGATGCAGAAGGTTCTGTCCTGTTCCGTACGGGTTATTTAACCCGCGATAAAAAAAATAGGGTGGCAGATACCAGTTCATTTGCGCAAACTGCAATTGTTAAACTGGACTCGGGCTTCACGCAAGGAACTGTCGGTTTCGGTGTGGGCATTATCGGAGATGCCTCTTTCAAACTGGGTGAAAACGGACATACTGGAAATGATATGATCCCTACCCACCCTCAAGCTAATCCGGATGGTACTCAAGATGCTTACGACCACTGGGCTCGTGGCGGCGCATATTTAAAAGCTCGCGTATCGAATACTACAGCAACTTATGGTACTCAAGTTCTGGACTTACCTGTACTTGCAAGCAATACTGCGCGTTTAGTGCCTGAGTACTACACGGGTGTATTGGTAGAAAGTAATGAAATTGAAAATTTAAGCTTAACTGCAGGTAAGTTTACAGAAAACCTGCTTTCAGACCAGATCAATTCTGATGGTGCAGAGCTGGATCGTGCTGTGGTATGGGGTGCGAAATACCAATTCAATAACAATTTAAATGCGTCTTACTACGGTACAGATATTAAAGATCGCCTGGACCGCCATTATATAAATGCCAATTACACCAAGGCCTTAGCGGATAAAAGCTCCTTAACTTATGAAGTCAGTGGCTATCATACGCAGTGGGATCGTGAAGCCAATGACAAGCTTTATTCATATATAGGCTCAGCAGAAGATAAATATAAAAACTCGATCTGGGCAGTTTCCACTACCTACAATACCGGTCCACATAATGTTATGGTGGCTTACCAACAGAACTTTGGTAACACTGGCTATGACTATGGTTTAGGGACAGGTGTAGGCGATGGCAAACAGAGTATTTACCTGCCTAACTCCTACCTGTCAGACTTCATTGGGAATGATGAAAAATCAGTTCAACTACAGTACACCTTTGATTTTGGTGCTGTAAATGTACCTGGCCTGTCTTGGACCTCTGCTTTTGTTTATGGCTGGGATATTAAAGCCAATAAAGCTGAGCATGCAATTCCAGATGATACAAACTCAGCAGTTATTGCACGCACTCTGACTAACAGTAATGCTCACGAGCGCGAATTCTTTAACCAGGTGAAATACACTGTTCAGTCTGGTTTTGCCAAAGATGCAAGCTTACGTCTTCGTCATTCTTACTATCGTGCAAGCGATGCCTATGAGACCACTTACATCGGTGATACCAACGAATGGCGTATCTGGTTAGACATTCCTGTGAAACTATTCTAA